A section of the Burkholderia mallei ATCC 23344 genome encodes:
- the gap gene encoding type I glyceraldehyde-3-phosphate dehydrogenase has product MTIRVAINGYGRIGRNTLRAFYENGKKHDLEIVAINDLGDAKTNAHLTQYDTAHGKFPGEVSVDGDYLVVNGDRIRVLANRNPAELPWGELGVDVVMECTGFFTSKEKASAHLKGGAKKVIISAPGGKDVDATIVYGVNHDVLKAEHTVISNASCTTNCLAPLVKPLNDKIGLETGLMTTIHAYTNDQVLTDVYHEDLRRARSATHSQIPTKTGAAAAVGLVLPELNGKLDGYAIRVPTINVSIVDLSFIAKRDTTAAEVNAIMKEASEGALKGILGYNDAPLVSIDFNHNPASSTFDATLTKVSGRLVKVSSWYDNEWGFSNRMLDTAIALANAK; this is encoded by the coding sequence ATGACGATTCGCGTTGCAATCAACGGTTACGGCCGCATCGGCCGCAACACGCTGCGCGCTTTCTACGAAAACGGCAAGAAGCACGATCTCGAGATCGTTGCGATCAACGATCTGGGCGACGCGAAGACCAACGCGCACCTGACGCAGTACGACACCGCGCACGGCAAGTTCCCGGGCGAAGTGTCGGTCGACGGTGATTACCTCGTCGTGAACGGCGACAGGATTCGCGTGCTCGCGAACCGCAACCCGGCCGAGCTGCCGTGGGGCGAGCTGGGCGTCGACGTCGTGATGGAATGCACGGGCTTCTTCACGTCGAAGGAAAAGGCGAGCGCGCACCTGAAGGGCGGCGCGAAGAAGGTGATCATCTCGGCGCCGGGCGGCAAGGACGTCGACGCGACGATCGTCTACGGCGTGAACCACGACGTGCTGAAGGCCGAGCACACCGTCATCTCGAACGCATCGTGCACGACGAACTGCCTGGCTCCGCTCGTCAAGCCGCTGAACGACAAGATCGGCCTCGAAACCGGCCTGATGACGACGATTCATGCCTACACGAACGACCAGGTGCTGACGGACGTCTACCACGAGGACCTGCGCCGCGCGCGCTCGGCGACGCACAGCCAGATCCCGACGAAGACGGGTGCGGCGGCCGCCGTCGGCCTCGTGCTGCCGGAGCTGAACGGCAAGCTCGACGGCTACGCGATCCGCGTGCCGACCATCAACGTGTCGATCGTCGATCTGTCGTTCATCGCGAAGCGCGACACGACGGCGGCCGAAGTCAACGCGATCATGAAGGAAGCGTCGGAAGGCGCGCTGAAGGGCATCCTCGGCTACAACGATGCGCCGCTCGTGTCGATCGACTTCAACCACAACCCGGCTTCGTCGACGTTCGACGCGACGCTCACGAAGGTGTCGGGCCGTCTCGTGAAGGTGTCGAGCTGGTACGACAACGAGTGGGGCTTCTCGAACCGCATGCTGGATACGGCGATCGCGCTCGCGAACGCGAAGTGA
- the tkt gene encoding transketolase: MPPVPRFLDSFSGLDMTTSSPASTTLMANAIRALAMDAVQQANSGHPGMPMGMAEIGVALWSRHLKHNPTTPHWADRDRFVLSNGHGSMLLYSLLHLTGYDLPIEELKNFRQLHSKTPGHPEYGITPGVETTTGPLGQGLANAVGMALGEALLAAEFNRDDAKIVDHHTYVFVGDGCLMEGISHEACSLAGTLKLNKLIAFYDDNGISIDGDVVNWFHDDTPKRFEAYGWNVIPNVNGHDVDAVDAAIAKAKSADKPTLICCKTVIGKGAATKAGGHDVHGAALGAEEIAKTRDALGWKWAPFVIPQEVYAAWDAKEAGKRREGDWNAAFAQYRAKYPAEAAEFERRMAGKLPADWAEKAAAIVAGANERGETVATRKASQQTIEGLAAVLPELLGGSADLTGSNLTNWKASKAVRANAHGAGIQWGNHINYGVREFGMSAAINGLVLHGGYKPFGGTFLTFSDYSRNALRVAALMKVPSIFVFTHDSIGLGEDGPTHQSVEHVASLRLIPNLDVWRPADTVETAVAWTHAVSHQHPSCLVFSRQNLAFNARTDAQLANIEKGGYVLRDWDEEIVARKIILIATGSEVELAMKAVEPLAQQGIAARVVSMPSTDVFDRQDAEYRERVLPHGVRRVAIEAGVTDFWRKYVGLEGGVVGIDTFGESAPAGVLFKHFGFTIEHVVETAKAVLA, from the coding sequence ATGCCGCCCGTGCCCCGTTTTCTCGACTCGTTCTCCGGACTCGACATGACGACTTCGTCTCCCGCCTCCACCACTCTGATGGCCAACGCGATCCGCGCGCTCGCGATGGACGCCGTCCAGCAAGCGAACTCCGGCCACCCCGGCATGCCGATGGGCATGGCCGAGATCGGCGTCGCGCTGTGGTCGCGCCACCTGAAGCACAACCCGACGACCCCGCATTGGGCCGACCGCGACCGCTTCGTGCTGTCGAACGGCCACGGCTCGATGCTGCTGTATTCGCTGCTGCACCTGACGGGCTACGATCTGCCGATCGAAGAGCTGAAGAATTTCCGGCAATTGCATTCGAAGACGCCGGGCCACCCGGAATACGGGATCACGCCGGGCGTCGAGACGACGACGGGCCCGCTCGGCCAGGGCCTCGCGAACGCGGTCGGCATGGCGCTCGGCGAGGCGCTGCTCGCCGCCGAGTTCAACCGCGACGACGCGAAGATCGTCGATCATCACACGTACGTGTTCGTCGGCGACGGCTGCCTGATGGAGGGCATCTCGCACGAAGCGTGCTCGCTCGCGGGCACGCTCAAGCTCAACAAGCTGATCGCGTTCTACGACGACAACGGGATCTCGATCGACGGCGACGTCGTCAACTGGTTCCACGACGACACGCCGAAGCGCTTCGAGGCGTACGGCTGGAACGTGATTCCGAACGTGAACGGCCACGACGTCGACGCGGTCGATGCCGCGATCGCGAAGGCGAAGAGCGCGGACAAGCCGACGCTCATCTGCTGCAAGACGGTGATCGGCAAGGGCGCGGCGACGAAGGCGGGCGGCCACGACGTGCACGGCGCGGCGCTCGGCGCGGAGGAAATCGCGAAGACGCGCGACGCGCTCGGCTGGAAGTGGGCGCCGTTCGTGATTCCGCAGGAAGTCTACGCGGCGTGGGACGCGAAGGAAGCGGGCAAGCGCCGCGAAGGCGACTGGAACGCGGCGTTCGCGCAGTACCGCGCGAAGTACCCGGCCGAGGCCGCCGAATTCGAGCGCCGCATGGCGGGCAAGCTGCCGGCCGACTGGGCCGAGAAGGCCGCGGCGATCGTCGCCGGCGCGAACGAGCGCGGCGAGACGGTCGCGACGCGCAAGGCGTCGCAGCAGACGATCGAGGGCCTTGCCGCCGTGCTGCCCGAGCTGCTCGGCGGCTCGGCCGACCTGACGGGCTCGAACCTCACGAACTGGAAGGCGTCGAAGGCGGTGCGCGCGAATGCGCACGGCGCGGGCATCCAGTGGGGCAACCACATCAACTACGGCGTGCGCGAATTCGGCATGAGCGCCGCGATCAACGGCCTCGTGCTGCACGGCGGCTACAAGCCGTTCGGCGGCACGTTCCTCACGTTCTCCGACTACAGCCGCAACGCGCTGCGCGTCGCCGCGCTGATGAAGGTGCCGTCGATCTTCGTGTTCACGCACGATTCGATCGGCCTCGGCGAAGACGGGCCGACGCACCAGTCGGTCGAGCATGTCGCGAGCCTGCGGCTGATTCCGAACCTCGACGTCTGGCGCCCGGCCGACACGGTCGAGACGGCGGTCGCGTGGACCCACGCGGTCTCGCACCAGCACCCGTCGTGCCTGGTCTTCAGCCGCCAGAACCTCGCGTTCAACGCGCGCACCGACGCGCAGCTCGCGAACATCGAGAAGGGCGGCTACGTGCTGCGCGACTGGGACGAAGAGATCGTCGCGCGCAAGATCATCCTGATCGCGACGGGCTCGGAAGTGGAGCTCGCGATGAAGGCGGTCGAGCCGCTCGCGCAGCAGGGGATCGCCGCGCGCGTCGTGTCGATGCCGTCGACCGACGTGTTCGACCGGCAGGACGCCGAGTACCGCGAGCGCGTGCTGCCGCACGGCGTGCGCCGCGTCGCGATCGAAGCGGGCGTCACCGATTTCTGGCGCAAGTACGTGGGCCTCGAAGGCGGCGTGGTCGGCATCGACACGTTCGGCGAGTCGGCTCCGGCTGGCGTGTTGTTCAAGCATTTCGGCTTCACGATCGAGCACGTGGTCGAAACGGCGAAGGCGGTGCTCGCGTAA
- the speE gene encoding polyamine aminopropyltransferase has translation MSTTLLFHPTPDVAYGFPNARRLARIESEYQEIEVWETSLLGRLFTLDGRPMTSVGDEFVYHECMTHPAALAHPAPKKALVLGGGDGGAARQLLRHPCIERIVVAELDAAVVDMARRFLGDVHQGALDDPRVELAIGDAARYVDHACEHFDLAVFDLTPPDSPAAGLYTPAFYTRLKRILTPQGAVSLHLGSPLYHGARIAALLAGLRERFAVVAPLCAHVPLYGSPWLMAIASDTLDAASLFSHDIDARLAERHIEGLRFYDAKLHSALFTLPHALRDTLGMHR, from the coding sequence TTGAGCACCACCCTCCTCTTTCACCCGACTCCCGACGTCGCGTACGGCTTTCCGAACGCCCGGCGGCTCGCGCGCATCGAATCCGAGTATCAGGAGATCGAGGTCTGGGAAACATCGCTGCTCGGGCGGCTCTTCACGCTCGACGGCCGGCCGATGACGTCGGTCGGCGACGAGTTCGTCTATCACGAATGCATGACGCATCCGGCCGCGCTCGCGCACCCGGCGCCGAAAAAAGCGCTCGTGCTCGGCGGCGGCGACGGCGGCGCCGCGCGCCAGCTGCTGCGGCATCCGTGCATCGAGCGGATCGTCGTCGCGGAGCTCGATGCGGCTGTCGTCGACATGGCGCGCCGCTTTCTCGGCGACGTGCATCAGGGCGCGCTCGACGATCCGCGCGTCGAGCTCGCGATCGGCGACGCCGCGCGCTACGTCGACCACGCGTGCGAGCACTTCGATCTCGCGGTGTTCGACCTGACGCCGCCCGACTCGCCCGCGGCGGGCCTCTATACGCCCGCGTTCTACACGCGCCTGAAGCGCATCCTGACGCCGCAGGGCGCGGTGTCGCTGCATCTGGGCTCGCCGCTTTATCACGGAGCGCGCATCGCCGCGCTGCTCGCCGGGCTGCGCGAGCGCTTCGCGGTCGTCGCGCCGCTTTGCGCGCACGTGCCGCTGTACGGCTCGCCTTGGCTGATGGCGATCGCGAGCGACACGCTCGACGCGGCTTCGCTGTTCTCGCACGACATCGACGCGCGGCTCGCCGAGCGGCACATCGAAGGCCTGCGCTTCTACGACGCGAAGCTGCATTCCGCACTCTTCACGCTGCCGCACGCGCTGCGCGATACTCTCGGCATGCATCGCTAA
- a CDS encoding VOC family protein, whose amino-acid sequence MTDPRPADVPWLTPYLTVRSAQASIQFFSDAFGFEKRDLIDEDGAIMHVEMSYRGQLIVMFAPEGAFGSTARTPRSADAIAPQSFYLYVDDVDATYRRALDAGAKSLSAPQDQFWGDRFAQIEDLDGYRWALARPIGA is encoded by the coding sequence ATGACCGACCCACGGCCGGCCGACGTGCCCTGGTTGACCCCTTATCTGACGGTGCGCAGCGCGCAGGCGTCGATTCAGTTCTTTAGCGACGCGTTCGGCTTCGAGAAGCGCGATTTGATCGACGAAGACGGCGCGATCATGCACGTCGAGATGTCGTACCGCGGCCAGTTGATCGTGATGTTCGCGCCCGAGGGCGCGTTCGGCTCGACGGCGCGCACGCCGAGAAGCGCCGACGCGATCGCGCCGCAGTCGTTCTATCTGTACGTCGACGACGTCGATGCGACCTACCGCCGCGCGCTCGACGCGGGCGCGAAATCGCTGAGCGCGCCGCAGGATCAGTTCTGGGGCGATCGCTTCGCGCAGATCGAGGATCTCGACGGCTACCGGTGGGCGCTCGCGCGGCCCATCGGCGCATGA
- a CDS encoding 16S rRNA (uracil(1498)-N(3))-methyltransferase, which translates to MSGAATTAAVPRFFVDAALRADATLALPADVARHAHVLRLQPGDALALFDGTGGQYRARLVEIDKRGALARIDAFEPAEAEPPYRVTLAQGIAGGDKMDWVIEKAVELGVAAVVPLSTARGVVRLSGERADKRVSHWRGVVRASCEQCGRNRLPEIAPVRGFDAWLDALPATPADGALRLLLSPRASVPFASLPAAPPAGDVTLLIGPEGGLAPDEEQAARARGFAALSLGPRVLRTETAGAAVLAALAARWGGW; encoded by the coding sequence ATGAGCGGCGCCGCCACGACCGCGGCGGTGCCGCGCTTCTTCGTCGACGCGGCGTTGCGCGCCGACGCCACGCTGGCGCTGCCGGCCGACGTCGCGCGTCACGCGCACGTGCTGCGGCTGCAGCCGGGCGACGCGCTCGCGCTGTTCGACGGCACGGGCGGCCAGTATCGCGCGCGACTCGTCGAGATCGACAAGCGCGGCGCGCTCGCCCGGATCGATGCGTTCGAGCCCGCGGAAGCGGAGCCGCCGTACCGCGTGACGCTCGCACAGGGCATCGCCGGCGGCGACAAGATGGATTGGGTGATCGAAAAGGCGGTCGAGCTCGGCGTGGCGGCGGTTGTGCCGCTGTCGACCGCGCGCGGCGTCGTCAGGCTGTCGGGCGAGCGCGCGGACAAGCGCGTGTCGCACTGGCGCGGCGTCGTGCGCGCGTCGTGCGAGCAGTGCGGCCGCAATCGCTTGCCGGAAATCGCGCCGGTGCGCGGCTTCGATGCATGGCTCGACGCGCTGCCGGCCACGCCGGCCGACGGCGCACTGCGCTTGCTGCTGTCGCCGCGCGCGAGCGTGCCGTTCGCATCGCTGCCCGCCGCGCCGCCCGCCGGCGACGTGACGCTGCTGATCGGCCCGGAAGGCGGGCTCGCGCCCGACGAGGAACAAGCCGCGCGAGCGCGAGGCTTCGCCGCGCTGTCGCTCGGCCCGCGCGTGCTGCGCACCGAAACGGCGGGCGCGGCGGTGCTCGCCGCGCTCGCGGCGCGCTGGGGCGGATGGTGA
- a CDS encoding barstar family protein, producing the protein MSDNTYARDTSAAADLFAAGDGNLFQRVMQMRRAAHAGGAPDGAASPGLSSIEEPMSLFATVRPNLVQSIRAFRVQDLADEANQLGQHFLYAYCGNAQSKQEVLETIATSFLFPKHFGKNYDALYDCLTDLVHKAGAQPGFVIVLEALPIAHKFDKEGRETLLDVFREAAEFWAERKVAFRVFYSFA; encoded by the coding sequence ATGAGCGACAACACCTACGCGCGCGACACGTCGGCTGCGGCGGATCTGTTCGCGGCCGGCGACGGCAACCTGTTCCAGCGCGTCATGCAGATGCGCAGGGCGGCGCACGCCGGCGGAGCGCCTGACGGCGCGGCCAGCCCCGGGCTTTCATCCATCGAGGAGCCTATGAGCCTTTTTGCGACCGTGCGACCGAATCTCGTGCAGTCGATCCGTGCATTTCGCGTGCAGGATCTTGCCGATGAAGCGAATCAGCTCGGCCAGCATTTCCTGTACGCATATTGCGGGAATGCCCAATCGAAACAGGAAGTGCTGGAGACGATCGCGACGTCGTTCCTGTTTCCGAAGCACTTCGGCAAGAACTACGACGCGCTGTACGACTGCCTGACGGACCTCGTTCACAAGGCGGGCGCACAGCCCGGCTTCGTGATCGTGCTCGAGGCGCTGCCGATCGCGCACAAGTTCGACAAGGAAGGGCGCGAGACGCTGCTCGACGTGTTTCGCGAGGCGGCGGAGTTCTGGGCCGAACGCAAGGTTGCGTTCCGCGTCTTTTACTCGTTCGCGTAA
- a CDS encoding ribonuclease, whose translation MARKWLRNGALASVFAIVAMGNIGATPGSLVSAAYAREAATVDGAAAQVDTIPASRLPREAATTLSLIAAGGPYPYGKDGAVFGNYERILPKMRRGYYHEYTVPTPRARNRGARRIVCGGPLRRVDNCYYTGDHYNSFKRIVD comes from the coding sequence ATGGCACGCAAGTGGCTCCGCAACGGCGCGCTCGCGTCCGTCTTCGCGATCGTCGCGATGGGCAACATCGGCGCTACGCCGGGCAGTCTGGTTTCCGCCGCATACGCACGGGAAGCCGCCACGGTCGACGGGGCGGCGGCGCAGGTCGATACGATCCCCGCATCCCGTTTGCCGCGCGAGGCAGCAACCACGCTCAGCCTGATCGCCGCGGGCGGTCCCTATCCGTACGGGAAAGACGGCGCGGTATTCGGCAATTACGAACGGATCTTGCCGAAGATGCGGCGCGGCTATTACCACGAGTACACGGTGCCGACGCCGCGCGCCCGCAATCGCGGCGCGCGGCGCATCGTCTGCGGCGGCCCCTTGAGGCGCGTCGACAATTGTTATTACACCGGCGACCACTACAACAGTTTCAAACGTATCGTTGATTGA